Proteins from one Arthrobacter sp. DNA4 genomic window:
- the dhaK gene encoding dihydroxyacetone kinase subunit DhaK, with translation MKKLINDPKAVVQEAVQGFGLAHAGLVTVSEDPTYITRKDAPVAGKVGLVSGGGSGHEPLHAGYVGRGMLDAAVPGAVFTSPTPDQILPATLAVDSGAGVVHIVKNYTGDVLNFETAAELAEAEGVSVRTVLVNDDVAVEDSLYTAGRRGVGGTVLVEKIAGAAAERGDGLDAVAAIGERVNANVRTMGVALSACTVPHAGTPSFDLAEDEIEIGIGIHGEPGRHRIPMENADSITNRLLEPVLADLKVSSGDKVLLFVNGMGGTPLSELYIVYRRAVQVLADAGATVERSLVGNYITALEMQGCSISVLRLDDELTELWDAPVHTPALRWGV, from the coding sequence ATGAAGAAACTCATCAACGATCCAAAAGCCGTTGTCCAGGAAGCTGTCCAGGGCTTTGGCCTGGCACACGCAGGGCTGGTCACCGTCAGTGAAGACCCCACCTACATCACGCGCAAGGACGCGCCAGTGGCAGGCAAGGTGGGGCTGGTTTCAGGCGGCGGCAGCGGGCACGAGCCGCTGCATGCCGGTTACGTGGGGCGGGGCATGCTCGACGCCGCCGTGCCCGGGGCGGTGTTCACCTCACCTACCCCGGACCAGATCCTTCCCGCCACCCTCGCAGTCGACTCAGGTGCCGGCGTCGTGCATATCGTCAAGAACTACACCGGGGACGTCCTGAACTTCGAGACCGCGGCCGAACTGGCCGAGGCTGAGGGCGTAAGCGTCCGGACCGTACTGGTCAACGACGACGTCGCCGTGGAGGACTCGCTGTACACCGCCGGCCGCCGGGGAGTGGGCGGCACCGTGCTCGTGGAGAAGATCGCCGGCGCCGCTGCCGAGCGTGGTGACGGCCTGGATGCCGTGGCCGCCATCGGAGAACGGGTCAACGCCAACGTCAGGACCATGGGTGTTGCGCTGTCAGCCTGCACGGTGCCGCACGCAGGCACGCCCAGTTTCGACCTCGCCGAGGACGAAATCGAGATCGGCATCGGCATCCACGGCGAACCCGGCAGGCACCGGATCCCCATGGAGAACGCGGACAGCATCACCAACCGCCTGCTGGAACCCGTCCTGGCCGATCTGAAGGTCAGCTCCGGCGACAAGGTACTGCTGTTCGTCAACGGCATGGGCGGCACCCCGCTGAGCGAGCTCTACATCGTGTACCGGCGGGCGGTGCAGGTGCTGGCGGATGCAGGCGCCACGGTGGAACGTTCGCTGGTGGGCAACTACATCACCGCCCTGGAGATGCAGGGCTGTTCCATCTCGGTCCTCCGGCTCGACGACGAGCTCACCGAACTCTGGGACGCTCCCGTGCATACCCCCGCCCTGCGCTGGGGCGTGTAG
- the dhaL gene encoding dihydroxyacetone kinase subunit DhaL, with amino-acid sequence MVLDANWAVKWLTLCAQAMAEHRVELIELDRAIGDSDHGENMDRGFQAVLAKLGESTPETPGAALKMTAMTLMSKVGGAAGPLYGTAFLRAATALGDSAEIDPAAWAGALEAARDGIVARGKAESGDKTMVDAWTPAVDAARAAADGSGTDVLSVLVAAAEAAEAGAVATDPMVARKGRASYLGERSAGHRDPGAVSSALILRAAVGAAA; translated from the coding sequence GTGGTGCTGGATGCCAATTGGGCCGTCAAGTGGCTGACCCTGTGCGCGCAGGCCATGGCTGAACACCGCGTTGAACTGATCGAACTTGACCGCGCCATCGGGGATTCGGACCACGGCGAGAACATGGACCGCGGCTTCCAGGCGGTCCTTGCCAAGCTCGGTGAATCCACGCCCGAAACGCCGGGGGCGGCGCTGAAGATGACAGCCATGACCCTGATGTCCAAGGTGGGCGGCGCAGCCGGCCCGCTTTACGGAACAGCGTTCCTCCGCGCCGCCACCGCGCTGGGTGATTCCGCCGAGATTGATCCGGCCGCCTGGGCCGGCGCCCTGGAGGCGGCCCGGGACGGGATCGTGGCGCGCGGCAAAGCGGAGTCCGGGGACAAGACCATGGTGGATGCGTGGACACCGGCGGTCGATGCTGCCCGTGCGGCGGCCGACGGCAGCGGCACGGACGTCCTCAGCGTCCTGGTGGCCGCCGCCGAAGCTGCCGAGGCAGGGGCCGTGGCCACCGACCCGATGGTGGCACGGAAAGGCCGCGCCAGCTATCTTGGCGAACGCAGTGCAGGCCACCGGGACCCGGGAGCAGTGTCCAGCGCGCTGATCCTCCGTGCTGCCGTTGGGGCGGCCGCGTGA
- a CDS encoding HPr family phosphocarrier protein: MTVSIVVVSHSEKIADGAVELAAQMAPDVMILPAGGTDDGRIGTSLEKVLAALEKAGGEAGGEPSRQAGGDGAGVTGTVVLTDLGSAVMTAESALEFLENPAGVLLADAPLVEGLVAAAVAAQGGADVHAVLKAAEGVRGLAHEPERGGAAAEHEPVSSAPPDFTGDFELVNQAGMHARPAAKVAGGLASLDAEVTINGVDGASMTGLMTLGAGKGTVLHVEAWGADAERAVEYVGGLVEAGFGEP, translated from the coding sequence GTGACCGTCAGCATCGTGGTGGTGTCGCACAGCGAAAAAATTGCCGACGGCGCCGTGGAGCTTGCCGCCCAAATGGCCCCGGACGTAATGATCCTGCCGGCCGGGGGCACCGACGATGGCAGGATCGGCACCAGCCTGGAGAAGGTCCTCGCGGCCCTGGAAAAGGCCGGGGGAGAGGCTGGCGGCGAACCTTCCCGGCAGGCCGGCGGGGATGGCGCCGGGGTAACGGGCACGGTGGTCCTGACAGACCTGGGATCAGCCGTGATGACCGCGGAATCGGCACTCGAGTTTTTGGAGAATCCCGCCGGTGTCCTGCTTGCCGACGCACCGTTGGTGGAAGGCCTGGTGGCCGCGGCCGTCGCTGCGCAGGGTGGTGCGGACGTCCACGCGGTCCTTAAGGCGGCCGAAGGTGTGCGGGGGCTGGCGCACGAACCGGAGCGGGGCGGGGCGGCAGCCGAACACGAGCCTGTCAGCAGCGCCCCGCCGGACTTCACGGGCGACTTTGAGCTGGTGAACCAGGCCGGCATGCATGCCCGGCCTGCTGCGAAAGTGGCAGGGGGCCTGGCTTCGCTGGACGCTGAGGTCACCATCAACGGCGTGGACGGTGCGTCCATGACCGGGCTGATGACCCTGGGCGCGGGCAAGGGCACCGTGCTGCACGTGGAAGCGTGGGGCGCGGATGCTGAACGGGCCGTGGAGTATGTGGGCGGCCTGGTGGAGGCCGGCTTCGGCGAGCCCTGA
- a CDS encoding DUF3592 domain-containing protein, whose product MKTILYIVWALFVAAAIFSLLYASRRTKRQEQQMASWPKAQATVTGSATGWTSGVGSASRNLRYFPTYQFTDPQGTLFMGKSEISGVEQPVPGSLIEVAYNPSNPNESLQVSSEPRRAMGCLIAFFAVFAVASFWFIGIFPIG is encoded by the coding sequence ATGAAGACCATTCTGTACATCGTCTGGGCACTGTTTGTTGCCGCGGCGATATTTTCGTTGCTCTATGCGTCGCGCCGGACCAAGCGGCAGGAACAACAGATGGCATCCTGGCCCAAGGCGCAGGCAACCGTCACCGGCAGCGCAACCGGTTGGACCAGCGGCGTGGGCAGTGCCAGCCGGAACCTCCGCTACTTCCCCACGTACCAGTTCACCGATCCGCAGGGCACCCTCTTCATGGGCAAGTCCGAAATCTCCGGGGTGGAGCAGCCCGTGCCGGGTTCGCTGATCGAGGTGGCTTACAACCCGTCCAACCCCAACGAATCGCTCCAGGTATCCTCCGAGCCGCGCAGGGCCATGGGCTGCCTGATCGCGTTTTTCGCGGTCTTCGCCGTCGCCTCGTTCTGGTTTATCGGCATTTTTCCAATCGGCTGA
- a CDS encoding A/G-specific adenine glycosylase: MLQQTPVVRVLPVWHEWLKRWPTPAGLAGEPAGEAVRSWGRLGYPRRALRLHAAATAIVQDHGGKVPDTHAELLALPGVGSYTAAAVAAFAYGRRETVVDTNIRRVHARLVTGVALPAPALTAAEMRLAAALLPDDDETSVRWNAAVMELGALVCTARAPKCAACPVKDSCAWLAAGEPPPSYVPKGQAWHGTDRQVRGAVLAVLRLAESPVPPDMFEREPADLGFAPEGIGVPLAALHRLNSAPEQLERALAGLLADGLAEMHDGGYRLPA, translated from the coding sequence ATGCTGCAGCAAACCCCGGTGGTCCGGGTGCTTCCCGTCTGGCATGAATGGCTCAAGCGCTGGCCCACCCCCGCCGGGCTGGCGGGCGAACCGGCAGGGGAAGCCGTCCGCTCGTGGGGCCGGCTGGGCTACCCCCGCCGGGCGCTTCGGCTGCATGCCGCGGCCACGGCGATCGTGCAGGACCACGGCGGCAAGGTCCCGGACACCCACGCCGAGCTGCTGGCCCTTCCAGGGGTGGGCAGCTACACCGCCGCCGCAGTGGCAGCGTTCGCGTACGGCCGCCGGGAAACGGTGGTGGACACCAACATCCGCAGGGTGCACGCCCGGCTGGTCACCGGCGTCGCGCTTCCCGCCCCGGCGCTGACCGCGGCGGAGATGCGCCTGGCCGCCGCCCTGCTGCCGGACGACGACGAAACTTCCGTGCGCTGGAACGCTGCGGTCATGGAGCTTGGGGCTTTGGTGTGCACGGCCCGGGCGCCGAAGTGCGCCGCCTGCCCGGTCAAAGACTCCTGCGCGTGGCTGGCGGCGGGTGAGCCCCCGCCGTCGTACGTTCCCAAGGGGCAGGCATGGCACGGCACCGACCGCCAGGTCCGTGGCGCCGTGCTGGCCGTGCTCCGGCTGGCGGAATCGCCCGTGCCGCCGGACATGTTCGAGCGTGAACCTGCCGACCTTGGCTTTGCCCCGGAGGGAATCGGCGTGCCGCTGGCCGCGCTGCACCGGCTCAACTCCGCCCCTGAACAGCTGGAGCGGGCGCTTGCGGGGCTGCTGGCGGACGGGCTGGCAGAGATGCACGACGGCGGCTACCGGCTTCCTGCCTGA
- the disA gene encoding DNA integrity scanning diadenylate cyclase DisA, producing the protein MARSPEESLRATLGRVAPGTPLRDGLERILRGRTGALIVLGSDRTIDSICSGGFDIGIEFSPTRLRELAKMDGAIICDKDAGNILRAAVQLVPDSSIETQESGTRHRTAERVAKQTGVPVISVSQSMQIIALYVNGLRHVLEGSENVLARANQALATLERYRARLDQVTSSLSALEIEAMVTVRDVAVTLQRQEMVRRISEEISQYVLELGEDGRLLSLQLDELTVGRGPGSDVIIRDYASPNASADDIDKAVHELVSLGPTELIDLGKISAIVGFAGGEANLDAVVQPRGYRLLSGLKAVPKAVADRLVDHFGGLQYLMAATIDDLMTVDGIGDQRARTVREGLSRMAEASLLDRFL; encoded by the coding sequence ATGGCACGGAGCCCCGAAGAATCGCTGAGGGCCACTCTGGGCAGGGTTGCACCCGGAACACCGCTTCGCGACGGCCTGGAACGGATCCTCCGCGGCCGGACCGGCGCACTGATCGTCCTGGGCTCCGACCGCACCATCGATTCCATCTGCTCCGGCGGATTCGATATCGGCATCGAGTTCTCGCCCACCCGGCTGCGGGAACTGGCCAAGATGGACGGTGCCATCATCTGCGACAAGGACGCGGGCAACATCCTGCGCGCGGCGGTCCAGCTGGTCCCGGACTCAAGCATCGAAACCCAGGAGTCAGGCACCCGCCACCGCACTGCGGAACGGGTGGCCAAGCAGACCGGAGTCCCGGTGATCTCCGTCAGCCAGTCCATGCAAATCATCGCCCTTTACGTCAACGGTCTCCGGCATGTCCTGGAGGGCTCCGAGAACGTTCTTGCCCGCGCCAACCAGGCACTCGCCACCCTGGAGCGCTACCGCGCACGGCTGGACCAGGTCACCAGTTCGCTGTCTGCGCTGGAAATCGAGGCGATGGTGACGGTGCGGGACGTGGCCGTGACCCTCCAGCGGCAGGAAATGGTCCGCCGCATCTCGGAGGAAATCTCGCAGTATGTGCTGGAACTGGGCGAAGACGGCAGGCTCCTCTCCCTGCAGCTGGACGAACTCACCGTGGGCAGGGGCCCCGGCAGCGATGTGATCATCCGTGACTACGCCAGCCCCAATGCCTCCGCGGACGACATCGACAAGGCCGTCCATGAGCTTGTCAGCCTGGGCCCCACGGAACTGATCGACCTTGGCAAGATCTCCGCGATTGTGGGGTTTGCCGGCGGCGAAGCCAATCTCGACGCGGTGGTCCAGCCCCGCGGCTACCGGCTGCTGTCCGGCCTCAAGGCAGTCCCCAAGGCCGTGGCGGACCGCCTGGTGGACCATTTCGGGGGCCTGCAGTACCTCATGGCCGCCACCATTGATGACCTCATGACCGTTGACGGCATCGGGGACCAGCGCGCCCGCACCGTTCGCGAAGGCCTGAGCCGGATGGCCGAGGCCAGCCTCCTGGACCGATTCCTCTAA
- a CDS encoding 2'-5' RNA ligase family protein, translated as MRSIELVFDDRTDALLRADWARLEAAGLPSMAAHTSPSNSPHVTLAAGADLQSGQEGPWQALPLDITFSGAIVFPAGAGKYVLARSVLLTAPLLDLHRHLHQGLAGALPLTLPEGWTPHVTISRRIPGHQLGTAMDLLDLRVEGRCTAARLWDSSTKTITLLAGAA; from the coding sequence ATGCGCAGCATCGAACTGGTCTTTGATGACCGCACGGACGCCCTCCTCAGAGCCGACTGGGCGCGGCTCGAAGCCGCCGGCCTCCCCAGCATGGCAGCGCACACCTCACCCAGCAACAGTCCACACGTCACGCTTGCCGCAGGAGCGGACCTGCAGTCCGGCCAGGAAGGGCCTTGGCAGGCGCTGCCCCTGGACATCACGTTTTCGGGCGCCATCGTTTTTCCCGCCGGAGCCGGCAAGTATGTGCTGGCCCGGTCTGTCCTGCTGACCGCTCCCCTGCTGGATCTGCACAGGCACCTGCACCAAGGGCTTGCAGGTGCATTGCCGCTCACCCTTCCGGAGGGCTGGACACCGCACGTCACCATCTCCCGCCGTATCCCCGGCCATCAACTCGGGACGGCCATGGACCTGCTGGACCTTCGCGTGGAGGGCCGCTGCACGGCAGCCCGGCTGTGGGACAGCAGCACCAAAACGATCACGCTCCTGGCAGGGGCTGCCTGA